The following proteins come from a genomic window of Paenibacillus swuensis:
- the spoVT gene encoding stage V sporulation protein T, which yields MKATGIVRRIDDLGRVVIPKEIRRTLRIREGDPLEIFVDRDGEVILKKYSPIGELGDFAKEYAESLAESTGHMTMISDRDTMIAVAGASKKDYLEKQVGSIVESCMEGRRSVQETNAGEYEIVKGGTENYGSFVIAPIVAGGDPIGTVILINKDENTNMGTMEVKMAETAAGFLAKQMEQ from the coding sequence ATGAAAGCAACTGGAATCGTACGTCGGATTGACGACCTCGGACGGGTCGTTATCCCTAAAGAAATCCGCAGAACGTTAAGGATCCGTGAGGGTGATCCTCTTGAAATCTTTGTGGACCGCGACGGAGAGGTTATTCTTAAGAAGTACTCCCCGATTGGAGAGCTGGGCGATTTCGCCAAGGAATATGCGGAATCTCTTGCAGAAAGCACAGGCCACATGACGATGATATCCGACCGGGATACGATGATTGCGGTAGCCGGAGCTTCAAAGAAAGATTATTTGGAGAAGCAAGTCGGCTCTATCGTAGAAAGCTGTATGGAAGGCCGCAGAAGTGTGCAAGAAACCAATGCGGGCGAATATGAAATTGTTAAAGGCGGAACAGAAAATTACGGTTCCTTCGTCATTGCGCCGATTGTTGCAGGCGGCGACCCGATCGGGACAGTCATCTTGATTAACAAGGATGAAAATACGAATATGGGCACGATGGAAGTGAAAATGGCGGAAACCGCAGCAGGTTTTCTGGCTAAGCAAATGGAGCAATAA